The window TCCGGCCACGACGTCCTGGAGGGCGGTGGCTTCTTCCTCCCGCCGCTCTCCCACAAGTCCTTCCCGGCGCCGGCCCTCCCCTGGTCGGGCCGCATCTGGGCGCGCACGGGCTGCGCGGGCGCCGGCGCGCAGCTCCACTGCGCCACGGGCGACTGCGGCGGGCGGCTGCAGTGCGGCGGGCTCGGCGGCGCGGCGCCCGCGACGCTGGCGCAGGTGAACCTCCACCACGGCGGCAACGGCAAGGACCAGACCTCGTACGGGGTGAGCGTGGTGGACGGCTTCAACGTGGGCCTGTCCGTGACCCCGCACGAGGGCCGGGGCAACTGCCCCGTCCTCGCCTGCCGCAAGAACCTTACCGAGACCTGCCCCGGCGAGCTGCAGCTGCGGTCCCCGGCGGGGAGCGTCCTCGCGTGCAAGAGCGGCTGCGAGGCCTTCCGCACCGACGAGCTGTGCTGCCGCAACATGTACAACAGCCCGCGCACCTGCCGCTCGTCCAAGTACTCGGAGTTCTTCAAGCGCGAGTGCCCGCAGGCCTTCACCTACGCGCACGACAGCCCCTCCCTCACCCACGAGTGCGCCGCGCCGCGCGAGCTCAAGGTCATCTTCTGCCACTAGAGCTCAGAGCTCGGAGATCGGAGGGGTGGGCGCGCGCCCGTGCGCCGTCGCCGTCGACAAGTGTCGCTACTcgctagtactagtagtaggatTTGCGGTGCGCGTGTTGTCTAGTGTGTGCGCTTCTGTGCTGTAATAGCTATGGGCCTATGGGCTGTGCTGTGTTCTTCTGTGGGCTGTAGGTACTGGGCTACTGGCCGTTGGATGTACGTACTCCGTATGCGTTCTGGCTGCAGGCCTGATGTGATGCTGTTGCTGCTTACAATTTGCAGTCTGAAATAAAACTTGTAGATTCAAGATAATATAATAGAAAGAATCTAAAGTGTGGTAGAAAGACACTTTATGATTCCAACCCGACCCTTTCATTTAAGGCttgattttttattttctttaagTTCGATGAGCAATGATCGTTCGCGCATG is drawn from Miscanthus floridulus cultivar M001 unplaced genomic scaffold, ASM1932011v1 fs_392_2_3, whole genome shotgun sequence and contains these coding sequences:
- the LOC136531617 gene encoding osmotin-like protein; amino-acid sequence: MASPKLLLLATSLLSCGLLVAADYAPMTLTVVNNCPYPVWPGIQANSGHDVLEGGGFFLPPLSHKSFPAPALPWSGRIWARTGCAGAGAQLHCATGDCGGRLQCGGLGGAAPATLAQVNLHHGGNGKDQTSYGVSVVDGFNVGLSVTPHEGRGNCPVLACRKNLTETCPGELQLRSPAGSVLACKSGCEAFRTDELCCRNMYNSPRTCRSSKYSEFFKRECPQAFTYAHDSPSLTHECAAPRELKVIFCH